A region of Paenibacillus sp. JNUCC-31 DNA encodes the following proteins:
- the iolC gene encoding 5-dehydro-2-deoxygluconokinase, protein MTYVSFPDSRKMDFTAIGRLCIDLNANEINRPMEETMTFTKYVGGSPANITIGMSRLGMETAFIGKIANDQMGRFINSYLERNGIDTSNVVTDDTGAVTGLAFTEIKSPTDCSILMYRDNVADLLLQAREVEEQLIADSKVLLISGTALAQSPSREAVFQALTYAKKHGTIIVFDLDYRPYTWASDEETAVYYNLAAEKCDIILGTREEFDMMETFDHNPDHSDQVTAQKWFDFSAQIVVIKHGKEGSIAYTGEGLSHQADSYPARVVKTFGAGDSYAAGFLYGLMQGWTIERSMAFGSGAASIVISSHSCSDAMPTVEQVNDYIERCNRGEITAS, encoded by the coding sequence ATGACCTACGTATCCTTTCCTGATTCCAGGAAGATGGATTTCACCGCAATCGGCCGTCTGTGCATCGACTTGAATGCCAATGAGATCAATCGCCCGATGGAAGAGACGATGACGTTTACGAAATATGTAGGCGGTTCTCCGGCCAATATCACGATCGGCATGTCCAGGCTCGGCATGGAGACTGCTTTTATCGGCAAAATCGCGAATGACCAGATGGGCAGATTCATTAACAGCTATCTGGAGCGGAACGGGATCGATACGTCAAATGTGGTAACGGACGATACCGGAGCAGTGACAGGGCTTGCTTTTACCGAGATCAAAAGTCCAACCGACTGCAGCATTCTAATGTACCGGGATAATGTGGCTGATCTATTATTGCAGGCCCGAGAGGTAGAGGAGCAGTTAATTGCCGATTCCAAAGTACTGTTGATCTCAGGCACAGCCCTTGCCCAGAGTCCATCGCGAGAAGCGGTATTCCAGGCCCTGACGTATGCAAAAAAGCATGGCACCATCATTGTATTCGATCTGGACTATCGTCCCTACACATGGGCATCTGACGAAGAAACAGCGGTCTATTATAACCTCGCAGCTGAGAAGTGCGATATCATCCTGGGCACACGTGAAGAGTTCGACATGATGGAGACGTTTGACCACAATCCAGACCATAGCGATCAGGTGACCGCGCAAAAATGGTTCGATTTCTCAGCTCAAATTGTTGTCATTAAACATGGCAAGGAAGGCTCCATAGCCTATACAGGTGAAGGGTTATCTCATCAAGCGGACAGCTACCCTGCGCGTGTTGTGAAGACGTTTGGGGCGGGTGATTCTTACGCGGCGGGATTTCTATACGGGTTGATGCAAGGGTGGACGATTGAACGCAGCATGGCGTTTGGCAGTGGGGCCGCAAGTATCGTTATTTCCAGCCATAGCTGCTCGGATGCGATGCCGACAGTGGAACAGGTGAATGACTATATTGAACGCTGCAATCGCGGCGAAATTACGGCGTCTTGA
- a CDS encoding CoA-acylating methylmalonate-semialdehyde dehydrogenase — MGKGISKASATATMVQNWIGGAWVTPAATRTEPVVNPATEEVIAYVPLSEQADVDLAVQTAREAFPSWSGTPVPRRARILFRYQQLLVEHWEELARLVTLENGKSYAEAYGEVLRGIECVEFAAGAPNLMMGKQLPDIATGLESGMYRYPIGVIGGITPFNFPMMVPCWMFPLAIACGNTFVLKPSERTPLLAGRLAELFKEAGLPDGVLNIVHGAHDVVNGLLEHKDVQAISFVGSQPVAEYVYTTASAHGKRVQALAGAKNHSIVMPDADLDLTVKEITSAAFGSAGERCMACSVVVAVGDVADALVQKLVEAADRITIGNGMDEGVFLGPVIRGPHKERTLSYIESGEQEGAALIRDGRKDDATGKSGYFVGPTVFDEVQSSMKIWQDEIFAPVLSIARVATLEEAVELANRSDFANGACLFTRSGASMRQFRETIDAGMLGINLGVPAPMAFFPFSGWKKSFYGDLHANGTDGVEFYTRKKMVTARW; from the coding sequence ATGGGAAAAGGGATATCGAAAGCGTCAGCAACAGCGACAATGGTTCAAAACTGGATCGGGGGTGCCTGGGTGACCCCGGCGGCAACCCGTACAGAGCCGGTCGTGAATCCGGCTACAGAAGAGGTCATTGCATACGTACCGCTGTCTGAACAGGCGGACGTGGATTTGGCCGTCCAGACGGCACGGGAGGCGTTCCCGTCCTGGAGCGGTACACCGGTTCCCCGCCGCGCGCGCATTTTGTTCCGTTACCAGCAGCTGCTGGTAGAACATTGGGAAGAGTTGGCTCGGCTGGTTACGCTGGAGAACGGCAAAAGCTATGCCGAAGCCTACGGCGAGGTTTTACGCGGCATTGAATGTGTCGAGTTCGCGGCAGGCGCCCCGAACCTCATGATGGGCAAACAGCTGCCCGACATCGCCACAGGACTGGAGTCGGGCATGTACCGGTACCCGATCGGTGTGATTGGGGGGATCACCCCCTTCAACTTTCCGATGATGGTACCGTGCTGGATGTTCCCGCTAGCGATTGCGTGCGGCAACACCTTTGTCCTGAAGCCGTCCGAGCGTACGCCACTGCTGGCAGGCCGACTGGCCGAGCTGTTCAAGGAAGCGGGGCTCCCGGACGGCGTGCTGAACATCGTTCACGGTGCACATGACGTCGTGAACGGGCTGCTTGAACACAAGGATGTTCAAGCGATCTCTTTTGTCGGCTCCCAGCCTGTCGCCGAATACGTCTACACCACTGCATCCGCGCATGGCAAAAGGGTACAGGCGCTTGCAGGTGCCAAAAACCACTCAATCGTTATGCCAGACGCTGATCTCGACCTGACGGTGAAGGAAATTACCAGTGCGGCCTTCGGCTCAGCCGGAGAACGCTGTATGGCCTGCTCGGTTGTCGTCGCTGTGGGCGATGTGGCTGATGCATTGGTACAAAAGCTGGTGGAAGCTGCTGATCGCATCACCATTGGTAATGGCATGGATGAAGGGGTGTTCCTCGGTCCTGTCATCCGTGGCCCACATAAGGAACGTACACTCAGTTACATTGAATCCGGAGAACAGGAAGGTGCAGCCCTGATCCGGGATGGACGCAAGGATGATGCGACAGGCAAATCCGGTTATTTCGTTGGGCCAACGGTATTCGATGAGGTACAGAGCAGCATGAAAATCTGGCAAGACGAGATTTTTGCTCCAGTGCTCTCCATTGCTAGAGTTGCTACGCTGGAGGAAGCTGTGGAGTTGGCGAACCGTTCCGATTTTGCCAATGGGGCATGCCTGTTCACCCGCAGTGGAGCAAGCATGCGCCAATTCCGTGAAACGATTGATGCGGGCATGTTGGGCATTAACCTGGGCGTACCAGCGCCAATGGCGTTCTTCCCTTTTTCCGGCTGGAAGAAATCCTTCTACGGTGATCTGCATGCTAATGGCACGGACGGTGTTGAATTCTATACTCGCAAAAAGATGGTCACTGCCCGCTGGTAA
- the iolG gene encoding inositol 2-dehydrogenase has protein sequence MGKDKVRIGIIGAGRIGKIHADNLLRNPHAEIVGISDLFAGPELEEWASSRGIPVVTTDSTQLIAMPNVDAVLICSSTDTHVPLIEQAAQAGKHIFCEKPVSMDLLQTEAVVAAVEKAGVKLQIGFNRRFDHNFRRVRAHVQDGTIGDPHIIKITSRDPSPPPAEYIRVSGGIFMDMMIHDFDMARYLSGSEVEEVYAQGNVLIHPVFAEHGDVDTAIVTMSFENGAIGVIDNSRQAVYGYDQRVEVFGSLGSAAAANDHPNTAEVSTSAGLMRDKPLHFFLERYNEAYVQETALFIDAIRNDAPVIVNGNDAIQAERIALAARMSMEQGRPVKLREIQGISMESQKVAP, from the coding sequence ATGGGCAAGGATAAAGTGAGAATTGGCATCATCGGCGCTGGACGTATTGGCAAAATTCATGCAGACAATCTTCTGCGCAACCCGCATGCCGAGATTGTTGGCATCAGTGATTTATTTGCAGGGCCCGAGCTGGAGGAATGGGCTTCCAGTCGTGGCATTCCGGTGGTAACGACAGATAGCACCCAGTTGATTGCTATGCCAAATGTGGATGCAGTGCTGATCTGTTCTTCAACAGATACGCATGTGCCACTGATTGAACAGGCAGCCCAAGCAGGCAAACACATTTTTTGCGAGAAACCGGTCAGTATGGACCTTCTTCAGACGGAGGCAGTCGTTGCAGCCGTGGAGAAGGCGGGGGTGAAGCTGCAAATTGGATTTAACCGCCGCTTCGATCACAACTTCAGACGGGTACGTGCACATGTTCAGGATGGAACGATTGGTGATCCTCACATTATCAAAATCACTTCTCGTGACCCGAGCCCGCCGCCAGCGGAGTATATTCGGGTGTCTGGCGGGATCTTCATGGATATGATGATCCACGATTTCGATATGGCCCGGTATTTGTCCGGGAGTGAGGTGGAGGAAGTCTATGCACAGGGCAATGTGCTGATTCATCCTGTTTTTGCGGAACACGGCGATGTGGATACGGCCATTGTGACCATGAGTTTTGAAAATGGAGCAATCGGCGTTATTGATAACAGCCGCCAGGCGGTATATGGATACGATCAGCGTGTCGAGGTATTTGGCTCGTTGGGCAGCGCGGCAGCTGCAAATGATCATCCAAATACGGCAGAAGTCAGTACATCAGCCGGGCTGATGCGCGACAAGCCGCTACACTTTTTCCTGGAACGATACAACGAGGCGTATGTGCAGGAGACAGCTCTTTTCATCGACGCGATCCGGAACGATGCACCTGTCATTGTGAACGGAAATGATGCGATTCAGGCAGAGCGTATTGCGCTTGCCGCACGCATGTCCATGGAACAAGGCAGACCTGTGAAGCTGAGGGAAATCCAGGGAATATCGATGGAATCGCAGAAGGTTGCTCCGTAA
- the iolB gene encoding 5-deoxy-glucuronate isomerase gives MSERIVKPVVSPDGDGTVLTVTPESAGWDYVGYQVIQLAEGQTLTRESGDQELCIVLLSGLANVSTREQKWENIGKRMSIFEKIPPYSVYVSSSDQVECTALTALEIAICSAPGKGTYPARLITPEDVGVETRGYGNLERQIHNILPEQKEADSLLVVEVFTPDGHWSSYPPHKHDRDALPDESLLEETYYFRVQPEQGFAIQRIYTDDRSVDETLAVNNGEVVLVPFGYHPVGAPPGYEVYYLNVMAGPTRTWKFHNDPDHDWLMNKK, from the coding sequence ATGTCAGAACGTATCGTGAAACCAGTGGTGAGCCCTGATGGAGATGGCACGGTTTTAACCGTAACACCGGAGTCTGCGGGCTGGGATTATGTTGGGTACCAGGTCATACAACTTGCGGAAGGACAGACGTTAACTCGTGAGAGCGGGGACCAGGAACTCTGTATTGTGCTTCTGAGCGGTTTGGCTAATGTAAGTACTCGTGAACAAAAATGGGAGAATATTGGGAAAAGAATGAGCATCTTCGAGAAAATCCCTCCATATTCAGTTTACGTATCAAGTTCAGATCAGGTGGAGTGCACGGCTCTTACTGCATTGGAGATTGCCATATGTTCGGCACCGGGAAAAGGCACGTACCCAGCTCGTCTGATTACCCCGGAAGACGTGGGCGTTGAGACGCGTGGTTACGGTAACCTGGAACGACAGATTCACAACATTTTACCGGAACAAAAAGAAGCTGACAGTCTGCTCGTCGTTGAGGTGTTCACGCCAGATGGGCATTGGTCGAGCTATCCTCCTCATAAACATGACCGGGACGCCTTGCCTGACGAATCCTTGCTGGAGGAAACGTATTATTTCCGAGTTCAACCAGAGCAGGGGTTTGCCATTCAACGAATCTACACGGATGATCGATCTGTGGATGAGACGCTTGCAGTGAACAATGGTGAAGTCGTGCTTGTCCCGTTCGGATACCATCCGGTAGGGGCCCCTCCGGGATACGAGGTTTATTATCTGAATGTGATGGCAGGGCCAACCCGGACATGGAAGTTCCACAACGACCCGGATCATGATTGGCTGATGAATAAAAAGTAG
- a CDS encoding LacI family DNA-binding transcriptional regulator, with translation MKATIYDIAREAGVSIATVSQVINGKGKISEKRRAEIMEIMERLHYQPSAIAAALTGKQTYTLGLLVPDISNPYFAELARAVEDRSRQLGYSVVICSTDNKDERVERYLNLLQQKRVDGMMIGTGIDNAEILSPLLQQSIPVALIARHMPSLSVHTVAIDDRLGGALAAEHLLELGHTRVAVLSEPSKVSSSKERVRGFREALEMAGLSLGADQVRESSADLGSAKKEALVFLTEQNRATGLFCCNDMQAIGALQAAKELGLRVPEDVSIIGFDNTILASVTSPPLTTVAQPIEDLGRRAVDLLIDELKDESKPPQRVVLKPELVVRDSTGNVSNQY, from the coding sequence ATGAAAGCAACCATATATGATATAGCCCGCGAGGCGGGGGTATCGATTGCAACCGTCTCACAGGTCATTAACGGCAAAGGTAAAATTAGTGAGAAGCGGCGCGCCGAGATTATGGAGATCATGGAGCGTCTTCACTATCAGCCGAGTGCGATCGCAGCTGCACTTACAGGTAAACAGACGTATACGCTCGGACTGCTCGTGCCCGATATTTCCAATCCATACTTTGCTGAACTGGCCAGAGCAGTTGAGGATCGTAGTCGGCAGTTGGGCTACAGCGTCGTCATTTGCAGCACGGATAACAAGGACGAGCGGGTAGAGCGGTATCTGAACCTGCTTCAGCAAAAAAGGGTCGATGGCATGATGATCGGTACAGGTATCGATAATGCCGAGATTCTCTCTCCACTTCTGCAACAGTCGATACCTGTTGCACTGATCGCCCGTCATATGCCTTCATTGTCTGTGCATACCGTTGCGATTGATGACAGGCTTGGCGGCGCCTTGGCAGCAGAGCATCTGCTTGAATTGGGTCATACTCGTGTAGCCGTGCTGTCGGAGCCATCCAAAGTCAGCAGCAGTAAGGAGCGCGTTCGCGGATTCCGCGAAGCATTGGAGATGGCTGGTCTTTCTCTTGGAGCTGATCAGGTGAGAGAGTCATCTGCCGATCTGGGTTCAGCCAAAAAAGAGGCCCTCGTGTTTCTCACGGAACAGAATCGAGCCACAGGCCTTTTCTGCTGTAACGACATGCAGGCGATTGGTGCGCTCCAGGCTGCCAAAGAGCTCGGCCTGCGTGTGCCTGAAGATGTATCGATCATCGGATTTGATAATACAATTCTGGCTTCGGTAACCAGTCCACCTCTGACGACGGTCGCCCAACCAATTGAGGATCTGGGGCGTCGTGCCGTTGATTTATTAATTGATGAGTTAAAAGATGAAAGCAAACCACCGCAGAGAGTTGTTCTGAAGCCTGAGCTGGTCGTTAGAGATTCGACAGGGAATGTATCGAATCAATATTAA
- a CDS encoding GNAT family N-acetyltransferase, with protein sequence MTEYQLRPIEEQDIPFLWQMLYASLFNREGEEPFEPEIIHSPGMSKYVEDWGREGDFGFIAVDSQGRRMGSVTLRFYNDQNAGYGYVNAATPEMGMAVVETARGKGIGTRLIQAALEEAQKRGINAVSLSVDPDNEAIRLYQRFGFVEQGMCDTSVTMVCAINS encoded by the coding sequence ATGACAGAGTATCAATTGCGTCCGATTGAAGAACAGGATATCCCTTTTCTGTGGCAGATGTTGTATGCATCCCTGTTCAACCGGGAGGGAGAGGAACCTTTTGAACCTGAGATCATCCATAGTCCCGGCATGTCCAAGTACGTTGAAGACTGGGGAAGAGAAGGGGATTTTGGATTTATCGCTGTAGATTCCCAGGGGAGGCGTATGGGATCAGTGACATTGCGGTTCTATAATGATCAAAATGCGGGATACGGATATGTCAATGCGGCTACGCCCGAGATGGGCATGGCAGTGGTCGAGACTGCGCGTGGAAAGGGAATTGGAACTCGCCTTATTCAGGCTGCGTTGGAAGAAGCTCAAAAGAGGGGCATTAATGCCGTATCGCTCAGTGTTGACCCGGATAACGAAGCCATTCGGCTATATCAGCGTTTCGGATTTGTTGAACAAGGCATGTGTGATACATCCGTAACGATGGTGTGTGCGATAAACTCATGA
- a CDS encoding DUF4261 domain-containing protein has translation MGLFDKLRRRKKEQPPVGGTVNIAPYNETIVGFVLLERDDCNFDHFISNMKNVWDIEIDERPEEGNLFFEVDGMQVVCAHINAPVPDREVEENAKLNVLWRDAEQVTSRHQSQIIVSVLNATDAIRAHILFTQTASALLQLDHALAIYMAPLVVEARKYVDISRGLKDQELPVSLWIFIGLFQGPEGASAYTYGLRNFGKDEMEINHSAEPLSEVFEMMYMTTTYVIENDVTLHDGETIGFSAEQKLPITRSEGIATEGSSLKIGF, from the coding sequence ATGGGACTGTTTGACAAGCTTCGGCGTCGCAAGAAGGAACAACCGCCTGTAGGAGGAACAGTAAATATTGCTCCCTATAACGAGACCATCGTCGGATTTGTCCTGCTGGAGCGCGACGATTGTAATTTCGATCACTTCATCAGCAATATGAAAAACGTGTGGGATATTGAAATTGATGAACGTCCGGAGGAGGGCAACCTTTTTTTCGAAGTGGATGGAATGCAAGTGGTATGTGCACATATCAATGCACCTGTTCCTGATCGCGAAGTAGAGGAGAATGCCAAATTGAATGTGCTATGGCGGGATGCCGAGCAAGTCACCTCCAGGCATCAATCCCAGATTATTGTCTCTGTATTGAACGCAACCGACGCCATCCGGGCACATATTTTGTTCACCCAAACAGCCAGCGCCTTGTTGCAGCTTGATCATGCGCTGGCTATATATATGGCACCACTCGTGGTAGAAGCAAGAAAGTATGTAGACATCAGTCGTGGACTCAAGGATCAGGAGTTACCTGTATCGCTCTGGATTTTTATCGGATTATTTCAGGGTCCTGAGGGCGCTTCGGCCTATACTTACGGATTGCGGAATTTTGGTAAAGATGAAATGGAAATCAATCATTCTGCAGAGCCGTTAAGTGAAGTATTTGAGATGATGTACATGACTACGACATATGTGATTGAAAATGATGTAACACTGCATGACGGGGAGACGATCGGCTTCTCAGCAGAACAAAAGCTGCCTATCACCCGTTCGGAAGGGATAGCTACGGAAGGCAGCAGCCTGAAGATTGGATTCTAG
- a CDS encoding DUF1304 domain-containing protein: MISIIFVALVAIEHIYIMVMEMFLWTRPRTMKTFNLTPEFAQSTKSLAANQGLYNGFLAAGLIWGLIYPDTSVGQHIQIFFLACVIIAALYGGVTATRSILIKQGLPAVIALLLVLFL, encoded by the coding sequence TTGATCAGTATCATTTTTGTAGCTCTTGTAGCCATCGAGCATATCTACATCATGGTGATGGAGATGTTTCTGTGGACTCGCCCACGCACGATGAAAACGTTCAACCTTACTCCTGAATTTGCGCAGTCAACCAAATCTTTGGCAGCCAACCAAGGTCTGTACAACGGATTTTTGGCCGCAGGTTTAATCTGGGGGCTTATTTATCCGGATACCTCTGTTGGACAGCACATCCAAATTTTCTTCTTGGCATGCGTCATCATCGCGGCTCTCTATGGAGGTGTAACCGCTACACGTTCGATCCTCATCAAACAGGGTCTGCCTGCGGTTATTGCGTTGCTTCTGGTTCTTTTCCTCTGA
- a CDS encoding MFS transporter yields MFRNRYVRTIVVSRILLQLGIWIRNFAILLFVTDMTSNDPQAVSLISVVEYAPIFIFGIVGGTFADRWRPKRTMVWCDVLSSLSAVVVLITLIYGPWYSVLLGTLVSAVFSQFSQPSAMKLFKQHVPGEELQGVMAMFQTMVAVFMVIGPMIGTIIYQNYGIEVSLAITAGMFLLSGWVLSSLPKDGVESVSSQRTSFRSELAEGFRYVYGNIALRTLVMTFAVTGLASGLIQPLMLFVAIDNLGQDKTFLQWLLMVNGVAMLVGGAFIMSAAKKIQPQVLLALGLFVSALGTVVMGWSENVVITMVTQLITGFFYPWIHVGIQMMIMTNTKGAFIGRVGGAVTPVFMGMTVIAMSIAGYMMHHFSLLTVFTVSGVLFLAGALILGPLLPKRRKVGSVTG; encoded by the coding sequence TTGTTTCGTAATCGTTATGTGCGGACGATTGTTGTTTCGCGTATTCTGTTGCAGCTGGGAATATGGATACGGAATTTTGCCATACTGTTGTTTGTTACAGATATGACGAGCAATGACCCGCAGGCAGTATCGTTGATTTCAGTAGTGGAGTATGCACCCATCTTTATATTTGGGATTGTCGGAGGAACCTTTGCGGATCGTTGGAGACCCAAACGGACGATGGTTTGGTGTGATGTGTTGTCTTCATTGTCAGCGGTAGTTGTGCTGATCACGTTAATCTATGGTCCGTGGTATTCCGTGTTGCTGGGGACGCTGGTGTCGGCTGTATTTTCCCAATTTTCTCAGCCCTCGGCGATGAAGCTGTTCAAGCAGCATGTACCGGGCGAGGAGCTACAGGGGGTTATGGCCATGTTCCAGACGATGGTTGCCGTATTTATGGTGATTGGACCGATGATTGGTACCATTATCTATCAGAATTATGGAATTGAGGTGTCGTTGGCTATCACGGCGGGGATGTTCCTGCTCTCCGGGTGGGTTCTTTCTAGTTTACCCAAGGATGGAGTTGAATCCGTATCAAGTCAGAGGACTTCTTTTCGCAGTGAACTGGCTGAAGGTTTCCGTTATGTATATGGCAATATCGCATTACGGACGTTGGTTATGACTTTCGCTGTAACGGGTCTAGCTTCGGGACTGATCCAGCCATTAATGCTATTTGTTGCTATAGATAATTTGGGGCAGGACAAAACTTTTCTGCAATGGTTGCTCATGGTTAATGGGGTGGCCATGCTGGTAGGGGGAGCGTTCATCATGAGTGCTGCCAAAAAAATTCAGCCACAGGTCTTGCTCGCCCTTGGACTGTTTGTCAGCGCGCTTGGGACGGTGGTCATGGGCTGGTCTGAGAATGTCGTGATTACCATGGTGACTCAACTGATTACTGGATTCTTCTATCCATGGATTCATGTGGGCATTCAGATGATGATTATGACCAATACGAAGGGTGCATTTATTGGACGTGTAGGAGGCGCCGTTACTCCGGTGTTTATGGGCATGACGGTAATTGCCATGTCTATTGCAGGCTACATGATGCATCACTTTTCATTGTTAACGGTATTTACAGTAAGTGGTGTACTCTTTTTGGCGGGAGCGTTAATTTTGGGGCCGTTGTTGCCGAAACGGAGAAAGGTGGGGAGTGTCACGGGATGA
- a CDS encoding helix-turn-helix domain-containing protein encodes MKRADYNTMPRMGVLNLDEDDKRYRLTRYAPSEALSPLVKHFWIVSWDLNGTDPYPQHVVPNPCVNLVVERGNTFFFGPSGQKFSYLVQGKGSVFGVKFKPGGFYPFIRTPVTTLSGNPLDVSGVLDVDAPLLEERLLGDGSDLDKVSYMDQLLCKHLPPYDEQAILVSQIVLQIEQQREMLRVDDLSASWNLHTRKLQRLFNQYVGISPKMVIKLYRLQNAAEIMERGMNCDLVKLSQDLGYHDQSHFIKDFKSIIGSTPENYVKKSLS; translated from the coding sequence ATGAAACGCGCAGATTATAATACGATGCCCCGTATGGGAGTTCTGAATCTGGATGAAGACGACAAAAGATATCGACTGACACGCTACGCACCTTCCGAAGCACTGAGTCCTTTGGTCAAACATTTCTGGATTGTCTCTTGGGACCTCAACGGGACTGATCCCTACCCTCAGCATGTGGTTCCAAATCCATGTGTCAATCTGGTAGTAGAGCGGGGAAACACCTTTTTCTTCGGTCCATCTGGACAGAAATTCTCCTATCTCGTCCAGGGGAAAGGAAGTGTATTTGGGGTGAAGTTTAAGCCCGGGGGATTCTATCCGTTCATTCGCACTCCCGTTACCACATTGTCTGGCAATCCTTTGGATGTCTCCGGTGTGCTTGATGTGGATGCTCCACTACTCGAAGAACGGCTGCTCGGAGACGGAAGTGACTTGGACAAAGTCAGCTATATGGATCAGCTTCTATGCAAACACCTCCCCCCTTATGATGAGCAGGCCATTCTGGTCAGCCAAATTGTGCTGCAGATTGAGCAACAACGGGAAATGCTGCGGGTGGATGACTTGTCTGCCTCTTGGAATCTTCACACCAGAAAGCTCCAGCGCCTGTTCAATCAGTATGTAGGCATCAGCCCCAAAATGGTGATCAAGCTCTACAGGCTGCAAAACGCTGCCGAGATAATGGAACGGGGCATGAACTGTGATCTAGTTAAGCTGTCTCAGGATCTTGGATATCATGATCAGTCACACTTTATCAAAGATTTCAAATCCATTATCGGCAGCACACCTGAAAATTACGTAAAAAAAAGCCTGTCCTGA
- a CDS encoding AAA family ATPase: MIREETKTKLRPNKIHIIGSVGSGKSTLARHLSARLDLPYYELDNMVWHRVPQGQDVRNSPEMRDTLLQKAVQSNQWIIEGVHYQWVARSFEQADLIVYLNTPVWKRNVRILKRFTVQKLGLEQGNYRQTFSMLGRMYKWSYQHDRKEKALIMTFLRPHQHKLCMVRDEAELTRYLEESTS; encoded by the coding sequence ATGATCAGAGAAGAAACCAAGACCAAACTCAGGCCAAACAAAATACATATTATCGGCTCAGTCGGCAGCGGCAAGTCTACACTGGCCCGCCATTTATCCGCGAGGCTAGATCTTCCTTATTATGAGCTCGACAACATGGTATGGCACCGTGTACCTCAAGGACAGGATGTTCGTAATAGCCCGGAGATGCGGGACACCCTTCTGCAAAAAGCTGTGCAATCCAATCAGTGGATTATTGAAGGAGTACACTATCAATGGGTGGCAAGAAGTTTCGAACAGGCCGATCTTATCGTCTATTTGAATACACCCGTGTGGAAAAGAAATGTGCGCATTCTCAAACGTTTTACCGTACAGAAGCTCGGGCTGGAGCAAGGGAATTACAGACAGACTTTCAGCATGCTTGGGCGAATGTACAAATGGAGCTATCAGCATGATCGCAAGGAAAAAGCGCTGATCATGACGTTTTTGCGGCCTCACCAACATAAATTGTGTATGGTTCGCGACGAAGCAGAATTGACGAGGTACCTGGAGGAATCGACATCATGA
- a CDS encoding WecB/TagA/CpsF family glycosyltransferase, translated as MNQTTDIMGIPFPNITMDQTVAILGDVVHQRQSELFHVITGNPEIVMSCQKDQALRSVLDQAGLITADGAGIVMVSRLRGGQLTERVTGCDLLFRLLEEGNRKQWSFYMLGAEESVSKRTVEVIAQNYPGVVVCGRQHGFYTMDEEHRIVEEIHEARPDFLIVALGAPNAEHWINKYRHQFNARIAIGVGGSLDILAGKTKRAPAIWQKLNLEWLYRLLSQPSRWRRQLILPRFAVRALLFREQGN; from the coding sequence ATGAACCAGACAACAGATATTATGGGTATCCCTTTTCCCAACATAACGATGGACCAGACGGTTGCGATCCTTGGTGATGTAGTCCATCAGAGGCAATCCGAACTGTTCCATGTCATCACTGGCAATCCGGAAATCGTCATGTCCTGCCAGAAGGATCAGGCGCTTCGTTCGGTCCTGGATCAGGCAGGGCTTATTACCGCTGACGGCGCAGGCATTGTTATGGTATCCCGCTTGCGGGGTGGACAATTGACCGAACGGGTAACAGGTTGTGATCTCCTTTTTCGCTTGTTGGAGGAAGGAAACCGGAAGCAATGGTCCTTTTATATGCTGGGGGCAGAAGAAAGTGTCAGTAAGCGTACTGTCGAGGTTATTGCACAAAACTATCCGGGAGTCGTTGTTTGTGGCAGACAACATGGATTTTACACAATGGATGAGGAGCATAGAATTGTAGAAGAGATTCACGAAGCGCGACCCGATTTTCTTATCGTGGCCCTTGGTGCGCCAAACGCTGAACACTGGATCAACAAATACCGCCATCAATTCAATGCTCGTATAGCTATCGGAGTCGGGGGAAGCCTGGATATTCTGGCCGGCAAAACCAAACGAGCACCTGCGATATGGCAGAAGCTTAACTTGGAATGGCTCTACCGACTGCTCAGCCAACCTTCCAGATGGCGCAGACAACTCATTTTACCACGTTTCGCTGTTCGGGCGCTGCTGTTCAGGGAGCAAGGTAATTAA